The genomic DNA TAATGGCGGGCTTTGGACATTACAGAAATAAGCAATCTATAGCAGTTGGAATGAGTCATTATTTTAGTGAAAATGTCTTAATGACTGCAGGTTTTGCAATAGGCAGTGAAAGAAGAGTGAAGACTATGGCAAATGTAGGTTTAACTTGGAAGTTAGGTAAGGGTGGAAGTTCATCAGCAACTAATACACCTGCTTATATAGTGCAAGATGAAATGAACAGACTTGTAAGAGAAAATAATCAATTAAAGGCACAAGTTAATTCACAAAATGATAGAATTAAATCTTTGGAAGAAAAGCTTGAAATGATTTTAAATAAGAAGTAATTTTAGTATGGGAGAAATTATCTCCCATATTTTACTATCAACACTTAAAAGTATAGAACCAAAAAAATTATAGAAAAGGAGGAATGAGCTTTCACATAATTCCTATTAAAAACAAAAAAATTTTTAACATTAAAATTAAAAAAATTATAGGAGGTTTATTATGACTTTAAAGAACATAATTTTTGAAATTTTAAGAAAACAAATAGGAGAATACGCAAGCGCAAAAAAACTTCAGGAAAACTTAGGTCTAAGTCTGACTTTTATTTATATGCTTGTTAAGAACGAAAATGTAAAGTCAAGAACTAAGTACGGCAGAAAGGAATATGAACTTTCCTCTTTTTTAAACAGCCTTAATTTCAGCAGCAATATGTACCCAATATCTAATCCTCTTACACAAGAGGATTTTTATGTTAATAATTTTTTTAACTGGTCGCCTAAAAATGAGATAGAAAGATTTTTAGAAAATATGCTCATAGATAATTTGGGAGAATTCTGCTCCACAAAAGATTTAGTAGAGATGTTCGGCATAAGCAAGACAAGTTGGTATGATTTAATGGAGAGAGGAGAAATAATGTGTCTGAACATTGAGAGCAGAAAAATAATTGTAACTCGCTCTCTGCTTCCATTTTTAAGAGGGGCTATGCAGGAAAAAGATTTGAAGGAGAAAGAGCTTAGTGTAAATAAAAATTAATAAAGTTTTAAAGCAGTTCCGGAGAAGTAAAATCCGGAACTGTTTTTATATAAAAATTTTAATTTTTTTATATTTTATCCTTGTAAATATAAATAAAATATTTTATGATATAAATTATGAAAAATAAGGAGAAATATGTATGAAGGTAATTATTGGTTTGGGAAACCCGGGAAAACAATATGAAAATACAAGACATAATATAGGATTTATGGCAATAGATAGAATAATAAAAAAATATAATCTTGATGAAAAAACAAAATTTCAAGCTTTATTAAGTGAAGCTAATATAAAAGGAGAAAAAGTAATTTTTTTCAAACCTCAGACATTTATGAATTTAAGTGGTAATTCAATTATAGAAATTGTGAATTTTTATAAGTTGAATCCTACAGAAGACATAATTGTTGTTTATGATGATATGGATTTGCCTCTTGGACAATTGAGAGTTAAGGACAAAGGTAGTTCAGGAGGTCATAATGGAATCAAATCTATAATTTCACATCTGGGAGAAAATTTCATAAGAATAAAATGTGGAATAGGAAAGAAAAAAACTGATGCAGTTGAACATGTTCTTGGAAAGTTTAGTCAGACTGAACAAAAAGAATTGAATGAAATGTTAGATGAAATAGTAGATTGTATAGAAGCGATAATAACTGTTCAAAATTTAACACAAGTAATGCAAATATACAATAAGAAAAAAATAATAACTTGTTAAATAAAGATAAATGTGTTAAAATTCTTTAGTGGAAGTAAACTATGAAATGAAAGGAGTGTTATTGATGAAATTTTTTGGTTTCAGAGGCGGAGTTCATCCCCCTGAAAATAAATTACAAACTGAAAATATGAAAACAGAGAGATTAGCATCTCCAAGTGAGCTATATGTGCCGCTTTTACAACATATAGGAGTTCCATTAAATCCTATTGTTCAGGTTGGTGATAAGGTATTAAAAGGGCAAAAAATAGCAGAAGCAGAAGGGCTTGCAGCTCCAATTCATTCACCTGTTAGTGGGACAGTTACCAAAATAGAAAGTCGTGTATTTCCATTGGCTGGAAAAACTATGACAGTTTTTATTGAAAATGATGGTGAAGAAAAATGGGCGGAGCTTTCTAAGATAGAAGATTGGGAAAATGCAGATAGACAAACTCTGTTAAATATGATTAAAGAAAAAGGGATAGTTGGTATAGGTGGGGCAACATTTCCTACACATGTAAAATTAAATCCACCGGCAAATGTAAAAATTGATACATTATTATTAAATGGTGCGGAGTGTGAACCATATTTAAATTCAGATAATAGACTTATGTTGGAAAATCCTAAATCTATAATTGAAGGAATTAAAATAATAAAAAAAGTTTTAAATGTTAAAAATGCCTATGTTGGTATAGAAGATAACAAACCTGAAGCTATAGAAAGTATGAAAAAAGCAGCTGAAGGAACGGGAATAGAAATTGTACCTTTAAAAACAAAGTATCCACAAGGTGGAGAAAAACAGTTAATAAAAGCAATTCTGAATAGACAAGTTCCATCAGGACAATTACCTTCAGCAGTAGGAGTTGTTGTTCAAAATACTGGGACAGCAGCTGCAATATATGAGGCAGTTGTAAACGGCATACCATTAATAGAAAAAATAGTTACAGTTTCTGGAAAAGCTATAAAGACTCCAAAAAATTTAAAAGTTGCAATAGGAACTCCATTTTCTTATGTTCTTGATTATTGTGGAATAGAAAGAGATAAAATGGAAAGACTTGTTATGGGAGGCCCTATGATGGGATTGGCTCAAATGACAGAAGATGCAACGATAATAAAGGGAACTTCTGGGCTTTTAGCATTGACATTGGAAGAAATGAAACCATATAAAACAAGACCATGTATAAGTTGTTCAAAATGTGTGTCAGCTTGTCCTATGGGGCTATCACCACTTACATACGATAGACTGGCAGCAGCCAAATTGTGGGATGAAATGGCAGCACATAATTTAATGGATTGTATAGAATGTGGTTCTTGTGCATATACTTGTCCGGCAAGTAGACCTTTAGCAGAAGCTATAAAAACAGGAAAATCAAAATTAAGAGCTAAAAAGAAATAGGTTAAACTAAATTTAAGGAGGAATAAAGTGAGTACGATATTAAAAACTGGGCCGGCTCCTCATATTAGAACATCAGAAACTGTAGAATCAGTTATGTATGATGTTGTAATAGCTTTGATACCAGCCTTTCTTATGGCATTTTACTCTTTTGGAGTAAGAGCTTTAATATTAACATCTGTTTCTGTTTTAAGTTGTATGGTGACTGAATATATTTGCCAAAAAGCTTTAAAACAGGATATAAATATATTTGACGGGAGTGCAATTATAACAGGAATATTATTTGCTTTTGTTGTTCCGGTTATAATGCCTTTACAGTATGTTGTAGTTGGAAGTGTTGTGGCTATAGCATTAGGTAAAATGGTATATGGTGGATTAGGGTATAATATATTTAACCCCGCATTAATAGGAAGGGCTTTTGTACAAGCTTCATGGCCAGTTGCAATAACAACTTTTGCATATGATGGAAAAGCAGGGGCAACTGTTCTTGACGCAATGAAAAGAGGTATCCCTTTAACTGACGCATTATTAAATAATGGAAATCAATATTTAGAAGCTTTTATAGGAAGAATGGGAGGATGTTTAGGAGAAACATCATCACTTGCTTTACTTTTAGGAGGTTTATATTTAGTTTATAAAAAACATATTGATTGGAAAGTACCTGCTGTTATGATAGGAACAGTTTTTGCATTAACTGCACTTATGGGAGCAGATCCAGTTATGCAAATATTTTCTGGAGGATTATTCTTAGGAGCCTTTTTTATGGCAACAGATATGGTGACAAGCCCTGTTACTAGTAAGGGAAGAGTAGTTTTTGCACTTGGATTGGGAATTTTAATTTCTTTAATAAGAATAAAGGGAGGATATCCGGAAGGAACAGCTTATGCAATTTTAATTATGAATGGAGTAGTTCCTTTAATAGATAGATATATAAGACCTAAGAAATTTGGTGGGGTGGTAAAAAATGGAAAATAGATACATTCACTTTGGACTAGTTCTTGGGATAATTGCAGCAGTTTCTGCAGGAATTCTAGGTGGAGTTAATAATTTCACTAGTAAGGTAATAGCTGAAAATGCTATGAAAGTAGTTAATGAAGCAAGAAGACAGGTTCTTCCAATAGCTTCTGATTTTAAACAAGAAGATAAAAAAGAAGCAGAAGGAATAGAATTTATTCCAGGTGTAAATGAAGCAGGAGAAGTTGTAGGATATGTGGCTTCTGTTACATCTCCTGGCTATGGTGGTGATATAAAATTCGTTCTGGGTATAGATAATGAAGCAAAAATAACAGGTATTAATGTGGTAAGTAATGCAGAAACACCAGGTCTAGGAGCTAAAATAACAAATCCTGAATGGCTTGAACTTTGGAAAGGCAGAACATCATCATATGAATTTGATAAGGCAACAGATGCTTTTGCTGGGGCAACAATTTCTCCGAGAGCAGTTTATACTGGAATGATGCATGCTCTAAAAGTATTTGAAACAGAGGTGAGCAAATAATGAAAAAATATGGTCAAGTACTTACAGCAGGGATATTAAAAGAAAATCCAGTTTTTGTTTTGTTACTAGGTTTATGTCCAACTCTTGGAGTAACAGGTAGTGCTATTAACGGTTTATCAATGGGATTAGCAGTTATAGCTGTTCTGACTTGTTCAAATTTTTTAGTTTCTCTATTTAAAAAATTCATACCATCACAAGTTAGAATACCAGCATATATAATAATAATAGCATCATTAGTTACAGTGGTGGATATGGTTATGAATGCCTATACACCTGATTTATATAAAGTTTTGGGATTATTTATTCCTCTTATTGTTGTTAACTGCATAGTTCTTGGAAGAGCGGAAAGTTTTGCGGCTAAAAATGGAGTTATAGAATCAATACTAGATGGTATAGGTTCAGGAATAGGTTTTACATTAGCTTTAACTTTCTTAGGAGCAGTGAGAGAAATTTTAGGAAATGGTTCTGTATTTGGAATATCTCTAGTTCCTGAAAATTTCCAACCAGCTTTAATATTTGTACTGGCTCCTGGAGGATTTATTACAATAGGAATTATTTTAGCCTGTATAAATGTTATAAAAAATAGAAAACCTAAGAAAAAGGAGGCTAAAAAATGAGCATAGCGGGATTATTCAGTATAATTATAAGTTCAATATTTATTAATAATATAATATTTGCAAAGTTTTTGGGATGTTGTCCATTTATGGGGGTTTCTAAAAAAATAGATTCTTCACTTGGAATGGGAATGGCAGTAACATTCGTTATAACAATTGCATCTGCTGTAACTTGGATAGTTTTTACATTTATTTTAAAGCCATTAGGTTTAGAATATTTACAAACTATATCATTTATCTTAATAATAGCTTCATTAGTTCAATTTGTTGAAATGGCTATACAAAAAACATCTCCTAGCTTATATAAGGCACTTGGGGTATTTTTACCACTTATAACAACAAACTGTGCAGTTCTTGGAGTGGCTATAATAAACATACAATCAGGATATAATTTCATAGAAACAATAGTTAATGGTTTTGGAGTTGCTATAGGATTTTCTTTGGCACTTCTATTGTTAGCTGGAATAAGAGAAAAAATGGAATTTGCAGAAATTCCTAAGAATTTTAAAGGAATTCCAATAGCCTTTGTTACAGCAGGATTATTAGCTATGGCATTTATGGGATTCAGCGGAATGCAAATTTAATGAAATAATACATAAGTTTGGAGGTTTATATGGAAGCGATTATAATGCCAGTTGTTGTTCTAGGTATAACTGGAATTTTGATGGGTCTTTTCCTTGCATTTGCTTCGAAGAAATTTGAAGTTGAAGTAGATCCAAAAGTGGAAGCGATAATGGCTATATTACCAGGTGTAAACTGTGGTGGATGTGGATATCCAGGTTGTACAGGGTATGCAGTTGGAATTGTTGAAGAAGGTGTGAGTATGACATTGTGTGCTCCAGGTGGTCCTAAAGTAGCACAAGCTATAGGCGATATAATGGGTGTGGCAGTTGAAATGCCAGTTAAAAAGAAACCAGAAAAGAAAAAGCCGGCACCTAAACCAGCTGTCCCTAGTTCTGCACCAGCTATAACAGCACCTAAGGAATTTATAGAAAAAAATAAAAAGTCATTAAATTCATTTAAAGAAGCTTTTGACGCAAAAGATGAAGCAAAAATGGCTAAGTTGGAAGAACTAGCTAAAAAAGTTAAAAAAGATGAGTTATTAAAATATTATGAAGAAATAAAGGCAGGAATGATAGTTCCTGATCCTAATGCACCAGCTGCTAACGGAGCTACTGTTCCTTCAATAACAGCACCTAAAGAATTTATAGAAAAAAATAAAAAGTCATTAAATTCATTTAAGGAAGCTTTTGACGCAAAAGATGAAGCAAAAATGACTAAGCTAGAAGAATTGGCTAAAAAAGTCAAAAAAGACGAGTTGCTAAAATATTATGAAGAAATTAAAAAAGGATTGGCAGTACCAGATCCTGCAACAATGGGTGTAGCTGCAGCTGCTGTTGAAATGATTTCAGCAACAAAAGAATTTATAGAAAAGAATAAAAAGTCATTAAATTCATTTAAAGAAGCTTTTGACGCAAAAGATGAAGAGAAAATGACTAAATTGGAAGAATTGGCTAAAAAAGTTAAAAAAGATGACTTAGTGAAATACTACCAAGAAATAAAAGCCGGTAAAGCAGTGCCAGATCCTACAACAATGGCGGATACTGCTCCAGTTGAAGTAAAAGCAACTGAAAAAAAGAAAGAGGAAATAAAAGAAACAAAAGCTCTTGTGAGTGACAAAGAAAAAGAAGAACAGGCAGCAAATTATTGCTCTGTTTTAGGAGATGGGCTTTGTGTTCCGGAGCATAATGAAGAAATAGTAAAGTCAGGAGCTTTAGATGAAATTTTAGAGCAACCTAAAGTAGAACCAAAAAAAGAATTGAGTCCTGAAGAAAAAGCTAAGGAAGCAGAGGCAGCGAATTATTGCTCTGTTTTAGGAGATGGACTTTGTGTTCCAGAACATAATGAAGAAATAGCTAAATCTTTAGAAGAAGTAAAGTAAGATATAATAATAGAGGCTGTTGCAAATAACTAATAAAGTAAAAAATAGTTCATTACTAACTAAATTTCTTAACATTTAAAAATTGACATTCGCTGCAAATTCGGTAACTCGCTTCACTCAGACATACTGACATTTGCTCGGCTCATTTGCTTCAAATTTTAAATTAAAATTTAGATGTAATTCACTTATTTTTTACTTATATTTCAATATGTAAATTTGCAACAGCCTCAATTTTATTTAATAAGTTCTTTCAAGTTATGTATAAAGTTCGTAGGATAAACTTTTAGTCTGTCTATATCTTCTTTTGAATGAACACCAGTAGCAACCATTATAGTTTTAATTTTTGAGTCATAACCTAGTTTTATGTCTGTTTCTAAATTATCACCAATGAGAATTATATCTTCTTTTCTTAGTTTATATTCATCTAATAAAATATCCAAAATTTTTGAATAGGGCTTTCCTATTTTGACACTTTCTATCTGAGTTGCGTACTCTAACATGGCTACAGTAGAGCCATTTCCTACATCAAAATTTCCATTATTAGGCAGGAGTCTATCTGTATTCGTAGCAATAAATTTAGCTCCACTTAAAATATTATGAATAGCATTTGAATATTTTCTATAATCAGCTTTTCTATCTAAACCAACAAAGACAAAATCAGCATTTTTATCTACGATATGAAATCCTTCTTCTTTTAAAGCCTCTATAAGTCCGGCTTCTCCAATCACAAAACAGTTTCTTTCAGAAAAATTTTTAGCAGCATACTTTGCAGCGGCGATGGCTGAAGTAAAAAAATCCTCATCCTTGATATTTTTAAAACCTAAATTTAGCATATGTTCTTTAGCTTGTTTTTTAGTTCTTGTGGCATTGTTAGTTAGAAAAATATAGGGAATATTTTTTCCTTGTAGATAGTTTATAAATTCTATAGCACCATCAATATTTTTATCACCACTGTACATAGTTCCATCTAAATCGATAATATATGTTTTCATATCTATACCTCATTGAAATATTTTAGATACATTATAGATAAAAAAGAAATAAATATCAAGTTATTAAATGAAGAGATTAGTGTTTGAGCTGTCAGTTTCTCCTAGATATTGAGCAACTCCACCAAAGTCAATACCATCAATTAGTTCATCTTTAGTAATTCCCATAGCTTCCATGGACATAGTGCAGGCAATCATATTTATTTGATTTTTTTTAGCTTCATCTAAAAGTTCAGATAGGGAAATAAGTTCTTTTTTTCTCATAACTAGTTCCATCATTTTTCTACCCATACCAGCGAAATTCATTTTAGAGAGAGGTAAAGTTTTATAGGAACTTGGTAAACAAATAGAGAACATTCTATCTAAGAAAGATTTTTTTACTTTAGGAGCATTTTCTTTTTTCAATATAGAAAGTCCCCAAAAAGTGAAAAACATAGTCACTTTTTTCCCCATAGCAACAGCACCATTAGCTAGGATAAAAGCAGCTATAGCCTTATCGTAGTCACCACTGAAGAATATAAGAGTCATATTATTCTTGTCTTCTTTAATTTTTACTCCACTTTCATTAGCTTGAACTATTGATTTTTCTATTAAAACATTTATAAGCCCTTTATTATTTTTTATTGATAATATTTTGTTTTTACTTGATTTTGCCCATGCCTGTACATCATTTGCAAAGGCCGGATCAGAAGCTATGACTTTTATTTTTTCCCCATAAGTTAAGGTTTCCATTTTTGCTTTTAAGCCTAATAGAGGTCCCGGGCATGAAAGACCTGTTAAATTTAGCTCTTCAATATTTGAGTCATCAGTTATTTCAAAATTTTTATTCTGCTTTTCTTCCAGACTGTTTTTATTTTCAATTTTAAAATATTTAGATAACATTCTATAACCACCAGAAATATTTTTTACTTTATAACCAGCTTGCATTAAAATTCTAGCGGCTAGGTAGCCACGAAGACCGACAGCACAGAAAACCCAAATTTCTTTGTTTTTATCTAAATTTTGCAACCTATTTCTAAGTTCATCAACAGGTATAACTAAACTGTTTTCTATAGGAGCAACAGATACTTCTTCTTCTGTTCTAACATCTAATAAAATATTTTTTTCAGGATTAAATTTCTTCATTTCTTCTTCAGAGCTTATAAGCTCAACAAAATTTTCATATATATTTCTTCCGATAAATCCACCCATATTAACTGTTGATTTTGCACTTCCGAATGGTGGGGCATAACAAAGTTCAAGCTCTGATAAATCATAGATAGTTCCATTGAAATGCATTACAGAAGCTATTGAGTCAATAAATTTATCCACAGCTTCATAACCTATAGCCTGAGCACCTAATATCTTTCCACTTTTTTTCTCAAAAAGAATTTTACAGTGTAATTGAGTAGCATTTGGATAATAACCTGCATGTGAATTTGGAAAGAAAATGACAGTTGAATATCCAATGTTTTCTTGTTTTAAGGCTCTTTCATTTTTTCCAGTGGCAGCTCCTACCATATCAAAAACTTTTATAATGGAAGTCCCTATACTCTTCTTGTATTTTTCTTTTTTCCCTGCTATGTTGTTAGCGACAATTCTACCTTGACGATTTGCTGGCCCAGCTAAAGCAAAGCCCGGGATAGCATCTCCAAGAGCATAGATATTTTCAAAATTAGTTTCTAAATATTCATTAACAATTATGCTACCTCTTTCATTTAGGTTAATTCCGCTATCTTTAAGAAAGGCAGTATCAGCTTGAACACCTATTGCTGAAATAACAAAATCAACTGATAATGAAGAGCTATCATCTAGGAAAATATTGATTTTTTCTCCCCTGTCTTCAAATTTAATCACTTTTTTAGATAGATGTAAGATTATATTATTCTCTAACATCTTATTTTCCAATTCCTCTGATAAATCTGAGTCGAAAGGTGCTAATATATGTGGAGCGGCTTCAATTAAATGAGTTTCCAAATTTAAATGTTTTAAATTTTCAGCCATTTCAACACCTATGAAACCACCGCCAATTACAGCAACAGATTTTGTGTTCTCAGCTTTTATTTTTTTAATAATCTTATCCATGTCAGGTATATTTCTAAGTGTAAAAATTTTATCCGACTCTATCCCTTCTATTCTTGGAATAAATGGTTTTGCACCTGGAGAAAGTATAAGATAATCAAAATTTTCCTCATAAATTTCTCCTGACTTTTTTTGAATACTTATGGTTTTTTGAGTAGGATTTACTTTTATAACCTCTGAAAATATTCTAACATCTATATTAAAACGAGTTTTAAAGTCCTCTGGACTTTTTATAATTAAACTCTCTCTTTCAGGAATAATTCCACCTATATGATATGGTAGACCACAATTTGCAAAGGATGGATATTCGCCTCTATCAAACATAATAATTTCATAACTTTCAGATAGTCTTCTCAATCTTGTTGCAGCACTTGCTCCGCCCGCAACCGCACCTACAATAAGAATTTTTTCTTTCATTTTTCTTCCTCCTCACAATATAATTCTCGCATTGTATTCATAAATTTTGTAACACGAATATCTAAT from Fusobacterium russii ATCC 25533 includes the following:
- a CDS encoding RnfABCDGE type electron transport complex subunit D, whose amino-acid sequence is MSTILKTGPAPHIRTSETVESVMYDVVIALIPAFLMAFYSFGVRALILTSVSVLSCMVTEYICQKALKQDINIFDGSAIITGILFAFVVPVIMPLQYVVVGSVVAIALGKMVYGGLGYNIFNPALIGRAFVQASWPVAITTFAYDGKAGATVLDAMKRGIPLTDALLNNGNQYLEAFIGRMGGCLGETSSLALLLGGLYLVYKKHIDWKVPAVMIGTVFALTALMGADPVMQIFSGGLFLGAFFMATDMVTSPVTSKGRVVFALGLGILISLIRIKGGYPEGTAYAILIMNGVVPLIDRYIRPKKFGGVVKNGK
- the pth gene encoding aminoacyl-tRNA hydrolase, yielding MKVIIGLGNPGKQYENTRHNIGFMAIDRIIKKYNLDEKTKFQALLSEANIKGEKVIFFKPQTFMNLSGNSIIEIVNFYKLNPTEDIIVVYDDMDLPLGQLRVKDKGSSGGHNGIKSIISHLGENFIRIKCGIGKKKTDAVEHVLGKFSQTEQKELNEMLDEIVDCIEAIITVQNLTQVMQIYNKKKIITC
- a CDS encoding HAD-IIA family hydrolase, producing the protein MKTYIIDLDGTMYSGDKNIDGAIEFINYLQGKNIPYIFLTNNATRTKKQAKEHMLNLGFKNIKDEDFFTSAIAAAKYAAKNFSERNCFVIGEAGLIEALKEEGFHIVDKNADFVFVGLDRKADYRKYSNAIHNILSGAKFIATNTDRLLPNNGNFDVGNGSTVAMLEYATQIESVKIGKPYSKILDILLDEYKLRKEDIILIGDNLETDIKLGYDSKIKTIMVATGVHSKEDIDRLKVYPTNFIHNLKELIK
- the rsxC gene encoding electron transport complex subunit RsxC translates to MKFFGFRGGVHPPENKLQTENMKTERLASPSELYVPLLQHIGVPLNPIVQVGDKVLKGQKIAEAEGLAAPIHSPVSGTVTKIESRVFPLAGKTMTVFIENDGEEKWAELSKIEDWENADRQTLLNMIKEKGIVGIGGATFPTHVKLNPPANVKIDTLLLNGAECEPYLNSDNRLMLENPKSIIEGIKIIKKVLNVKNAYVGIEDNKPEAIESMKKAAEGTGIEIVPLKTKYPQGGEKQLIKAILNRQVPSGQLPSAVGVVVQNTGTAAAIYEAVVNGIPLIEKIVTVSGKAIKTPKNLKVAIGTPFSYVLDYCGIERDKMERLVMGGPMMGLAQMTEDATIIKGTSGLLALTLEEMKPYKTRPCISCSKCVSACPMGLSPLTYDRLAAAKLWDEMAAHNLMDCIECGSCAYTCPASRPLAEAIKTGKSKLRAKKK
- a CDS encoding RnfABCDGE type electron transport complex subunit B yields the protein MEAIIMPVVVLGITGILMGLFLAFASKKFEVEVDPKVEAIMAILPGVNCGGCGYPGCTGYAVGIVEEGVSMTLCAPGGPKVAQAIGDIMGVAVEMPVKKKPEKKKPAPKPAVPSSAPAITAPKEFIEKNKKSLNSFKEAFDAKDEAKMAKLEELAKKVKKDELLKYYEEIKAGMIVPDPNAPAANGATVPSITAPKEFIEKNKKSLNSFKEAFDAKDEAKMTKLEELAKKVKKDELLKYYEEIKKGLAVPDPATMGVAAAAVEMISATKEFIEKNKKSLNSFKEAFDAKDEEKMTKLEELAKKVKKDDLVKYYQEIKAGKAVPDPTTMADTAPVEVKATEKKKEEIKETKALVSDKEKEEQAANYCSVLGDGLCVPEHNEEIVKSGALDEILEQPKVEPKKELSPEEKAKEAEAANYCSVLGDGLCVPEHNEEIAKSLEEVK
- the rsxA gene encoding electron transport complex subunit RsxA — protein: MSIAGLFSIIISSIFINNIIFAKFLGCCPFMGVSKKIDSSLGMGMAVTFVITIASAVTWIVFTFILKPLGLEYLQTISFILIIASLVQFVEMAIQKTSPSLYKALGVFLPLITTNCAVLGVAIINIQSGYNFIETIVNGFGVAIGFSLALLLLAGIREKMEFAEIPKNFKGIPIAFVTAGLLAMAFMGFSGMQI
- a CDS encoding RnfABCDGE type electron transport complex subunit G; the encoded protein is MENRYIHFGLVLGIIAAVSAGILGGVNNFTSKVIAENAMKVVNEARRQVLPIASDFKQEDKKEAEGIEFIPGVNEAGEVVGYVASVTSPGYGGDIKFVLGIDNEAKITGINVVSNAETPGLGAKITNPEWLELWKGRTSSYEFDKATDAFAGATISPRAVYTGMMHALKVFETEVSK
- a CDS encoding helix-turn-helix domain-containing protein: MTLKNIIFEILRKQIGEYASAKKLQENLGLSLTFIYMLVKNENVKSRTKYGRKEYELSSFLNSLNFSSNMYPISNPLTQEDFYVNNFFNWSPKNEIERFLENMLIDNLGEFCSTKDLVEMFGISKTSWYDLMERGEIMCLNIESRKIIVTRSLLPFLRGAMQEKDLKEKELSVNKN
- a CDS encoding FAD-dependent oxidoreductase, whose translation is MKEKILIVGAVAGGASAATRLRRLSESYEIIMFDRGEYPSFANCGLPYHIGGIIPERESLIIKSPEDFKTRFNIDVRIFSEVIKVNPTQKTISIQKKSGEIYEENFDYLILSPGAKPFIPRIEGIESDKIFTLRNIPDMDKIIKKIKAENTKSVAVIGGGFIGVEMAENLKHLNLETHLIEAAPHILAPFDSDLSEELENKMLENNIILHLSKKVIKFEDRGEKINIFLDDSSSLSVDFVISAIGVQADTAFLKDSGINLNERGSIIVNEYLETNFENIYALGDAIPGFALAGPANRQGRIVANNIAGKKEKYKKSIGTSIIKVFDMVGAATGKNERALKQENIGYSTVIFFPNSHAGYYPNATQLHCKILFEKKSGKILGAQAIGYEAVDKFIDSIASVMHFNGTIYDLSELELCYAPPFGSAKSTVNMGGFIGRNIYENFVELISSEEEMKKFNPEKNILLDVRTEEEVSVAPIENSLVIPVDELRNRLQNLDKNKEIWVFCAVGLRGYLAARILMQAGYKVKNISGGYRMLSKYFKIENKNSLEEKQNKNFEITDDSNIEELNLTGLSCPGPLLGLKAKMETLTYGEKIKVIASDPAFANDVQAWAKSSKNKILSIKNNKGLINVLIEKSIVQANESGVKIKEDKNNMTLIFFSGDYDKAIAAFILANGAVAMGKKVTMFFTFWGLSILKKENAPKVKKSFLDRMFSICLPSSYKTLPLSKMNFAGMGRKMMELVMRKKELISLSELLDEAKKNQINMIACTMSMEAMGITKDELIDGIDFGGVAQYLGETDSSNTNLFI
- the rsxE gene encoding electron transport complex subunit RsxE yields the protein MKKYGQVLTAGILKENPVFVLLLGLCPTLGVTGSAINGLSMGLAVIAVLTCSNFLVSLFKKFIPSQVRIPAYIIIIASLVTVVDMVMNAYTPDLYKVLGLFIPLIVVNCIVLGRAESFAAKNGVIESILDGIGSGIGFTLALTFLGAVREILGNGSVFGISLVPENFQPALIFVLAPGGFITIGIILACINVIKNRKPKKKEAKK